Proteins encoded within one genomic window of Pongo pygmaeus isolate AG05252 chromosome 18, NHGRI_mPonPyg2-v2.0_pri, whole genome shotgun sequence:
- the ANTKMT gene encoding adenine nucleotide translocase lysine N-methyltransferase isoform X1: MPSRGLAGAGCPSQRSASTSLPEAESWGCWRLDAVSSRGAAFPPAPWALAAPREPPAGSGARTAPLQGRLPFLPRQRRAAPFPWGSSPCDRRVYPDSRRDVRSSRAGPACPLPRVASSQHRPQTAVRRADQRSRPSQAWSRTRRGRAREAAARRNPREGSRAGRSAQRNGPTARALPATSGVARRLPAGGRGHTPSPRPGCEGRGPKPGSTLGGRAARPAAMEQDDPAEALTELRERRLGALELLQAAAGSGLAAYAVWALLLQPGFRRVPLRLQVPYVGASARQVEHVLSLLRGRPGKTVDLGSGDGRIVLAAHRCGLRPAVGYELNPWLVALARLHAWRAGCAGSVCYRRKDLWKVSLRDCRNVSVFLAPSVLPLLEDKLRAELPAGARVVSGRFPLPTWQPVAVVGEGLDRVWAYDVPEGGQAGEAISSWIPIQAALGPSSASVPGGLVSQAS; encoded by the exons ATGCCCTCCCGGGGTCTGGCTGGCGCTGGGTGTCCGAGTCAGCGGAGCGCCTCCACCAGTCTCCCCGAGGCAGAGTCATGGGGGTGCTGGCGGCTGGACGCTGTCTCATCCCGGGGAGCCGCTTTCCCACCGGCTCCCTGGGCTCTAGCCGCCCCACGCGAGCCCCCGGCTGGTTCTGGGGCCAGGACCGCCCCTCTCCAAGGCAGGCTTCCCTTCCTTCCACGACAAAGACGCGCAGCCCCGTTTCCCTGGGGCTCTAGCCCGTGTGATCGCCGGGTGTATCCCGACTCCCGCCGGGACGTGCGCTCCTCCAGGGCAGGGCCCGCCTGTCCCCTTCCGCGGGTCGCCAGCAGCCAGCACAGGCCGCAAACAGCGGTCCGCAGAGCGGACCAACGGAGCCGACCCTCGCAGGCTTGGAGCCGGACGCGGCGGGGCAGAGCCCGCGAGGCTGCAGCTCGCCGGAACCCGCGGGAGGGCAGCCGGGCTGGGCGGAGCGCACAGCGCAACGGACCGACCGCGCGGGCTCTGCCGGCCACTTCCGGTGTCGCGCGGCGGCTCCCGGCAGGAGGGAGAGGGcacacccccagccccaggccaggcTGCGAGGGCCGCGGACCCAAGCCGGGAAGCACCTTGGGCGGACGAGCCGCGCGTCCCGCAGCCATGGAGCAGGACGACCCGGCCGAGGCGCTGACGGAGCTGCGCGAGCGGCGGCTGGGCGCGCTGGAGCTGCTGCAAGCGGCGGCCGGCTCGGGCTTGGCAGCCTACGCGGTGTGGGCGCTGCTGCTCCAGCCCGGCTTCCGGCGCGTGCCGCTGCGGCTGCAG GTGCCCTACGTCGGCGCGAGCGCGCGGCAGGTGGAGCACGTGTTGTCGCTGCTGCGAGGCCGCCCCGGAAAAACGGTGGATCTGGGCTCTGGCGACGGCAGGATC GTGCTGGCGGCCCACAGGTGCGGCCTCCGCCCGGCCGTGGGCTACGAATTGAACCCCTGGCTGGTGGCGCTGGCGCGGCTGCACGCCTGGAGGGCCGGCTGTGCCGGCAGCGTCTGCTATCGCCGCAAAGATCTCTGGAAG GTGAGCCTGAGGGACTGCCGCAACGTGTCTGTGTTCCTGGCCCCTAGCGTG CTCCCGCTGCTGGAGGACAAGCTGCGGGCAGAGCTGCCTGCCGGGGCCCGCGTGGTGTCTGGGCGCTTCCCGCTGCCCACCTGGCAGCCTGTGGCCGTGGTTGGCGAGGGCCTGGACCGAGTATGGGCCTACGATGTTCCTGAGGGTGGGCAGGCTGGGGAGGCCATCTCCTCGTGGATACCCATCCAGGCTGCCCTCGGACCTAGTTCTGCCTCCGTCCCGGGGGGCCTTGTTTCTCAGGCCAGCTGA
- the CCDC78 gene encoding coiled-coil domain-containing protein 78, with product MCRGRWTAFPRWGNGGTERKSCPPSSATTSLASPCGRCPGSHLGPTEALATHAEVLVAATLVAAAAIGRPGVEAAPGSELARVPSPMEHTATTGPRPGPPPRRVENVVLPAKDWLPGPPGGTAVWATSSEAEVPPDLALNKEQQLQISKELVDIQITTHHLQEQHEAEIFQLKSEILWLESRVLELELHGDPTSQGCAVPVESDPRHPRAPAQELRHKARVPGHSDDRRFQVQPKNAVNPENEQHSLGSGLLGGQEQLQGEVKWALERQEARQQALEMRVAALGRQLQGAREEARAAGQRLATQAVVLCSCRGQLHQAEAENARLQLQLKKLKDEYVLRLQHCAREAVEHADGTGQAPATTALRTFLEATLEDIRAAHRSREQQLARAARTYHKRLVDLSRRHEELLVAYRAPGNPQAIFDAASLDLEPLPVPLVTDFSHREDQHGALLSSPKKGPGGASQGGTSEPQGLDAASWAQIHQKLRDFFRSTQAELERERAQLLVRATMAEEQLSELQEYVDQHLGRYKHEILRLRKLAGAGDPWKVGAVPPAKPQHPRTGSH from the exons ATGTGCAGGGGGCGCTGGACCGCATTCCCCAGATGGGGAAACGGAGGCACGGAGAGGAAGAGCTGTCCTCCCTCCTCCGCAACCACCAGTCTGGCCAGCCCTTGTGGGCGGTGCCCTGGGAGTCACCTAGGACCAACAGAGGCCTTGGCAACGCACGCAGAAGTGCTTGTGGCAGCAACGCTTGTGGCAGCAGCAGCCATAGggaggccaggcgtggaggcGGCACCGGGCTCGGAGCTGGCCAGGGTCCCCTCGCCTATGGAGCACACAGCCACCACAGGCCCCAGGCCTGGACCTCCCCCTCGGCGGGTGGAGAAT GTTGTGCTACCAGCCAAGGACTGGCTGCCAGGACCTCCTGGGGGCACCGCAGTGTGGGCCACCAGCTCGGAAGCAGAGGTCCCACCAGATCTAGCGCTCAATAAGGAGCAGCAGTTGCAG ATCTCCAAGGAGCTGGTCGACATTCAGATCACAACCCACCACCTACAAGAGCAGCACGAGGCTGAAATCTTCCAGCTGAAGAGTGAG ATCCTTTGGCTGGAGAGCCGagtgctggagctggagctgcatGGAGATCCCACCAGCCAGGGCTGTGCAGTCCCAGTGGAGTCTGACCCCAGGCACCCCCGGGCACCAGCCCAAGAGCTCAGACACAAAGCCCGGGTGCCTGGACACTCTGATGATCGCAGATTCCAG GTGCAGCCCAAGAACGCCGTGAACCCCGAGAACGAGCAGCACAGCCTGGGGAGCGGC CTGCTGGGgggccaggagcagctgcagggAGAAGTGAAGTGGGCGCTGGAGCGTCAGGAGGCCCGGCAGCAGGCACTGGAGATGCGTGT GGCAGCCCTGGGCCGGCAGCTGCAGGGAGCCCGAGAGGAGGCCAGGGCAGCCGGGCAGCGACTAGCCACACAGGCTGTG GTGCTGTGCAGCTGCCGAGGCCAGCTCCATCAGGCAGAGGCCGAGAACGCCCGGCTGCAGCTGCAGCTCAAGAAACTGAAGGACGAGTATGTCCTGCGGCTGCAGCACTGCGCCCGGGAGGCAGTG GAGCACGCAGATGGTACAGGCCAAGCGCCAGCTACCACGGCCCTCCGGACATTCCTGGAGGCGACTCTGGAGGACATCCGGGCAGCGCACCGCAGCCGTGAGCAGCAACTGGCCCGGGCTGCCCGCACCTACCACAAGAGGCTGGTGGATCTCAGCCGCAGGCATGAGGAGTTGCTGGTTGCCTACAG GGCACCTGGGAACCCCCAAGCTATTTTTGACGCAGCCAGCTTGGACCTGGAACCATTGCCCGTGCCCCTGGTCACTGACTTCAGCCATCGGGAGGACCAG CATGGGGCACTGCTCTCATCCCCAAAGAAGGGACCCGGTGGAGCCTCCCAGGGAGGAACGTCAGAGCCACA GGGCCTGGACGCTGCATCCTGGGCCCAGATCCACCAGAAGCTCCGGGACTTCTTCCGCAGCACCCAG GCAGAGCTGGAACGGGAGCGGGCACAGCTGCTGGTCCGGGCCACGATGGCTGAAGAGCAACTTTCTGAGCTACAGGAGTACGTGGACCAGCACCTGGGCAG GTACAAACACGAAATCCTGAGGCTGAGGAAGCTGGCAGGTGCAGGGGACCCCTGGAAAGTGGGGGCTGTGCCTCCAGCCAAGCCCCAGCATCCAAGGACCGGCAGCCACTAG
- the HAGHL gene encoding hydroxyacylglutathione hydrolase-like protein isoform X3 — protein MKVKVIPVLEDNYMYLVIEELTREAVAVDVAVPKRLLEIVGREGVSLTAVLTTHHHWDHARGNPELARLRPGLAVLGADERIFSLTRRLAHGEELRFGAIHVRCLLTPGHTSGHMSYFLWEDDCPDPPALFSGDALSVAGCGSCLEGSAQQMYQSLAELGTLPPETKVFCGHEHTLSNLEFAQKVEPCNDHKRDEDDMPTVPSTLGEERLYNPFLRVAEEPVRKFTGKAVPADVLEALCKERARFEQAGEPRQPQARALLALQWGLLSAAPHE, from the exons ATGAAGGTCAAGGTCATCCCCGTGCTCGAGGACAACTATATGTACCTGGTCATCGAGGAGCTCACGCGCGAGGCGGTGGCCGTGGACGTGGCCGTGCCCAAGAGG CTGCTGGAGATCGTGGGCCGGGAGGGGGTGTCTCTGACCGCTGTGCTGACCACCCACCATCACTG GGACCACGCGCGGGGAAACCCGGAGCTGGCGCGGCTGCGTCCCGGGCTGGCGGTGCTGGGCGCGGACGAGCGCATCTTCTCGCTGACGCGCAGGCTGGCGCACGGCGAGGAGCTGCGG TTCGGGGCCATCCACGTGCGTTGCCTCCTGACGCCCGGCCACACCTCCGGCCACATGAGCTACTTCCTGTGGGAGGACGATTGCCCGGACCCACCCGCCCTGTTCTCGG GCGACGCGCTGTCGGTGGCCGGCTGCGGCTCATGCCTGGAGGGCAGCGCCCAGCAGATGTACCAGAGCCTGGCCGAGCTGGGTACCCTGCCCCCCGAGACG AAGGTGTTCTGCGGCCACGAGCACACGCTCAGCAACCTGGAGTTTGCGCAGAAAGTGGAGCCCTGCAACGACCAC AAGAGGGATGAGGATGACATGCCCACAGTGCCGTCGACTCTGGGCGAGGAGCGCCTCTACAACCCCTTCCTGCGGGTGGC AGAGGAGCCGGTGCGCAAGTTCACGGGCAAGGCGGTCCCCGCCGACGTCCTGGAGGCGCTCTGCAAGGAGCGGGCGCGCTTCGAACAGGCGGGCGAGCCGCGGCAGCCACAGGCGCGGGCCCTCCTTGCGCTGCAGTGGGGGCTCCTGAGTGCAGCCCCACACGAGTGA
- the HAGHL gene encoding hydroxyacylglutathione hydrolase-like protein isoform X1 — MKVKVIPVLEDNYMYLVIEELTREAVAVDVAVPKRLLEIVGREGVSLTAVLTTHHHWDHARGNPELARLRPGLAVLGADERIFSLTRRLAHGEELRFGAIHVRCLLTPGHTSGHMSYFLWEDDCPDPPALFSGDALSVAGCGSCLEGSAQQMYQSLAELGTLPPETKVFCGHEHTLSNLEFAQKVEPCNDHVRAKLSWAKARPLSRRGKKVGGTGFGGALRQGPMVTRACGHSRRGMRMTCPQCRRLWARSASTTPSCGWREYGCCPGASTVTWTLRKASGDRVLG, encoded by the exons ATGAAGGTCAAGGTCATCCCCGTGCTCGAGGACAACTATATGTACCTGGTCATCGAGGAGCTCACGCGCGAGGCGGTGGCCGTGGACGTGGCCGTGCCCAAGAGG CTGCTGGAGATCGTGGGCCGGGAGGGGGTGTCTCTGACCGCTGTGCTGACCACCCACCATCACTG GGACCACGCGCGGGGAAACCCGGAGCTGGCGCGGCTGCGTCCCGGGCTGGCGGTGCTGGGCGCGGACGAGCGCATCTTCTCGCTGACGCGCAGGCTGGCGCACGGCGAGGAGCTGCGG TTCGGGGCCATCCACGTGCGTTGCCTCCTGACGCCCGGCCACACCTCCGGCCACATGAGCTACTTCCTGTGGGAGGACGATTGCCCGGACCCACCCGCCCTGTTCTCGG GCGACGCGCTGTCGGTGGCCGGCTGCGGCTCATGCCTGGAGGGCAGCGCCCAGCAGATGTACCAGAGCCTGGCCGAGCTGGGTACCCTGCCCCCCGAGACG AAGGTGTTCTGCGGCCACGAGCACACGCTCAGCAACCTGGAGTTTGCGCAGAAAGTGGAGCCCTGCAACGACCACGTGAGAGCCAAGCTGTCCTGGGCTAAGGCACGGCCCCTTTCCCGCCGCGGCAAGAAGGTGGGGGGGACAGGCTTCGGGGGGGCTCTCAGACAAGGCCCAATGGTGACCAGGGCCTGTGGTCACTCCAGAAGAGGGATGAGGATGACATGCCCACAGTGCCGTCGACTCTGGGCGAGGAGCGCCTCTACAACCCCTTCCTGCGGGTGGCGTGAGTATGGTTGTTGTCCCGGGGCCTCCACCGTTACGTGGACCCTTAGGAAGGCATCTGGGGACCGCGTGTTGGGCTGA
- the HAGHL gene encoding hydroxyacylglutathione hydrolase-like protein isoform X2 yields MKVKVIPVLEDNYMYLVIEELTREAVAVDVAVPKRLLEIVGREGVSLTAVLTTHHHWDHARGNPELARLRPGLAVLGADERIFSLTRRLAHGEELRFGAIHVRCLLTPGHTSGHMSYFLWEDDCPDPPALFSGDALSVAGCGSCLEGSAQQMYQSLAELGTLPPETKVFCGHEHTLSNLEFAQKVEPCNDHVRAKLSWAKKRDEDDMPTVPSTLGEERLYNPFLRVAEEPVRKFTGKAVPADVLEALCKERARFEQAGEPRQPQARALLALQWGLLSAAPHE; encoded by the exons ATGAAGGTCAAGGTCATCCCCGTGCTCGAGGACAACTATATGTACCTGGTCATCGAGGAGCTCACGCGCGAGGCGGTGGCCGTGGACGTGGCCGTGCCCAAGAGG CTGCTGGAGATCGTGGGCCGGGAGGGGGTGTCTCTGACCGCTGTGCTGACCACCCACCATCACTG GGACCACGCGCGGGGAAACCCGGAGCTGGCGCGGCTGCGTCCCGGGCTGGCGGTGCTGGGCGCGGACGAGCGCATCTTCTCGCTGACGCGCAGGCTGGCGCACGGCGAGGAGCTGCGG TTCGGGGCCATCCACGTGCGTTGCCTCCTGACGCCCGGCCACACCTCCGGCCACATGAGCTACTTCCTGTGGGAGGACGATTGCCCGGACCCACCCGCCCTGTTCTCGG GCGACGCGCTGTCGGTGGCCGGCTGCGGCTCATGCCTGGAGGGCAGCGCCCAGCAGATGTACCAGAGCCTGGCCGAGCTGGGTACCCTGCCCCCCGAGACG AAGGTGTTCTGCGGCCACGAGCACACGCTCAGCAACCTGGAGTTTGCGCAGAAAGTGGAGCCCTGCAACGACCACGTGAGAGCCAAGCTGTCCTGGGCTAAG AAGAGGGATGAGGATGACATGCCCACAGTGCCGTCGACTCTGGGCGAGGAGCGCCTCTACAACCCCTTCCTGCGGGTGGC AGAGGAGCCGGTGCGCAAGTTCACGGGCAAGGCGGTCCCCGCCGACGTCCTGGAGGCGCTCTGCAAGGAGCGGGCGCGCTTCGAACAGGCGGGCGAGCCGCGGCAGCCACAGGCGCGGGCCCTCCTTGCGCTGCAGTGGGGGCTCCTGAGTGCAGCCCCACACGAGTGA
- the ANTKMT gene encoding adenine nucleotide translocase lysine N-methyltransferase isoform X2 has protein sequence MPSRGLAGAGCPSQRSASTSLPEAESWGCWRLDAVSSRGAAFPPAPWALAAPREPPAGSGARTAPLQGRLPFLPRQRRAAPFPWGSSPCDRRVYPDSRRDVRSSRAGPACPLPRVASSQHRPQTAVRRADQRSRPSQAWSRTRRGRAREAAARRNPREGSRAGRSAQRNGPTARALPATSGVARRLPAGGRGHTPSPRPGCEGRGPKPGSTLGGRAARPAAMEQDDPAEALTELRERRLGALELLQAAAGSGLAAYAVWALLLQPGFRRVPLRLQVPYVGASARQVEHVLSLLRGRPGKTVDLGSGDGRIVLAAHRCGLRPAVGYELNPWLVALARLHAWRAGCAGSVCYRRKDLWKLPLLEDKLRAELPAGARVVSGRFPLPTWQPVAVVGEGLDRVWAYDVPEGGQAGEAISSWIPIQAALGPSSASVPGGLVSQAS, from the exons ATGCCCTCCCGGGGTCTGGCTGGCGCTGGGTGTCCGAGTCAGCGGAGCGCCTCCACCAGTCTCCCCGAGGCAGAGTCATGGGGGTGCTGGCGGCTGGACGCTGTCTCATCCCGGGGAGCCGCTTTCCCACCGGCTCCCTGGGCTCTAGCCGCCCCACGCGAGCCCCCGGCTGGTTCTGGGGCCAGGACCGCCCCTCTCCAAGGCAGGCTTCCCTTCCTTCCACGACAAAGACGCGCAGCCCCGTTTCCCTGGGGCTCTAGCCCGTGTGATCGCCGGGTGTATCCCGACTCCCGCCGGGACGTGCGCTCCTCCAGGGCAGGGCCCGCCTGTCCCCTTCCGCGGGTCGCCAGCAGCCAGCACAGGCCGCAAACAGCGGTCCGCAGAGCGGACCAACGGAGCCGACCCTCGCAGGCTTGGAGCCGGACGCGGCGGGGCAGAGCCCGCGAGGCTGCAGCTCGCCGGAACCCGCGGGAGGGCAGCCGGGCTGGGCGGAGCGCACAGCGCAACGGACCGACCGCGCGGGCTCTGCCGGCCACTTCCGGTGTCGCGCGGCGGCTCCCGGCAGGAGGGAGAGGGcacacccccagccccaggccaggcTGCGAGGGCCGCGGACCCAAGCCGGGAAGCACCTTGGGCGGACGAGCCGCGCGTCCCGCAGCCATGGAGCAGGACGACCCGGCCGAGGCGCTGACGGAGCTGCGCGAGCGGCGGCTGGGCGCGCTGGAGCTGCTGCAAGCGGCGGCCGGCTCGGGCTTGGCAGCCTACGCGGTGTGGGCGCTGCTGCTCCAGCCCGGCTTCCGGCGCGTGCCGCTGCGGCTGCAG GTGCCCTACGTCGGCGCGAGCGCGCGGCAGGTGGAGCACGTGTTGTCGCTGCTGCGAGGCCGCCCCGGAAAAACGGTGGATCTGGGCTCTGGCGACGGCAGGATC GTGCTGGCGGCCCACAGGTGCGGCCTCCGCCCGGCCGTGGGCTACGAATTGAACCCCTGGCTGGTGGCGCTGGCGCGGCTGCACGCCTGGAGGGCCGGCTGTGCCGGCAGCGTCTGCTATCGCCGCAAAGATCTCTGGAAG CTCCCGCTGCTGGAGGACAAGCTGCGGGCAGAGCTGCCTGCCGGGGCCCGCGTGGTGTCTGGGCGCTTCCCGCTGCCCACCTGGCAGCCTGTGGCCGTGGTTGGCGAGGGCCTGGACCGAGTATGGGCCTACGATGTTCCTGAGGGTGGGCAGGCTGGGGAGGCCATCTCCTCGTGGATACCCATCCAGGCTGCCCTCGGACCTAGTTCTGCCTCCGTCCCGGGGGGCCTTGTTTCTCAGGCCAGCTGA
- the METRN gene encoding meteorin, translating into MGFPAAALLCALCCGLLAPAARAGYSEERCSWRGSGLTQEPGSVGQLALACAEGAIEWLYPAGALRLTLGGPDPRARPGIACLRPVRPFAGAQVFAERAGGALELLLAEGPGPAGGRCVRWGPRERRALFLQATPHRDISRRVAAFRFELREDGRPELPPQAHGLGVDGACRPCSDAELLLAACTSDFVIHGIIHGVAHDVELQESVITVVAARVLRQTPPLFRAGRSGDQGLTSIRTPLRCGVRPGPGTFLFMGWSRFGEAWLGCAPRFQEFRRAYEAARAAHLHPCEVALH; encoded by the exons ATGGGGTTCCCGGCCGCGGCGCTGCTCTGCGCGCTGTGCTGCGGCCTCCTGGCCCCGGCCGCCCGCGCCGGCTACTCCGAGGAGCGCTGCAGCTGGCGGGGCAG TGGCCTCACCCAGGAGCCCGGCAGCGTGGGGCAGCTGGCCCTGGCCTGTGCGGAGGGCGCGATTGAGTGGCTCTACCCGGCTGGGGCGCTGCGCCTGACCCTGGGCGGCCCCGATCCCAGAGCGCGGCCCGGCATCGCCTGTCTGCGGCCGGTGCGGCCCTTCGCAGGCGCCCAGGTCTTCGCGGAGCGCGCAGGGGGCGCCCTGGAGCTGCTGCTGGCCGAGGGCCCGGGCCCGGCAGGGGGCCGCTGCGTGCGCTGGGGTCCCCGCGAGCGCCGGGCCCTCTTCCTGCAGGCCACGCCGCACCGGGACATCAGCCGCCGCGTGGCCGCCTTCCGCTTTGAGCTGCGCGAGGACGGGCGCCCCGAGCTGCCCCCGCAGGCCCACGGTCTCGGCGTAGACG GTGCCTGCAGGCCCTGCAGCGATGCTGAGCTGCTCCTGGCTGCATGCACCAGCGACTTCG TAATTCATGGGATCATCCATGGGGTTGCCCATGACGTGGAGCTGCAGGAGTCTGTCATCACCGTGGTGGCCGCCCGTGTCCTCCGCCAGACACCGCCGCTGTTCCGGGCGGGGCGATCCGGGGACCAGGGGCTGACCTCCATTCGTACCCCGCTGCGCTGTGGCGTCCGCCCGGGCCCAGGCACCTTCCTCTTCATGGGCTGGAGCCGCTTCGGGGAGGCCTGGCTGGGCTGTGCCCCACGATTCCAGGAGTTCCGCCGTGCCTACGAGGCTGCCCGTGctgcccacctccacccctgTGAGGTGGCGCTGCACTGA